aatGACGTCCTGTTATTATACAAACGCTTTTAGTTCAATAAATCAGTAAGATTAGAAGTTTTTGCATAGGGTCGCTTTTGAAAAGTATTTCAGCATGTAGTCACTGTAACAAGTGCTCCTCTAAACGAGTATTACGAtgtaacctgttctccgcaactgACTGccaatgaatcagaggtggaaaacGAACAATTTCAGACACCAACTGTTCTCATCATTATATTTTCAAGGAGAACATACTCCCCGGCAAGGGATCGAAGTAAATATTCAAAAGATAAAGcgacaacaacaaaataatagtaacaacaattataacaaaataattacacATGTTTCTTTGAATCAGATGCATGTAACTTTCCAAAAATCATAATATCAacaattataacaaaaataattacacttGTTTGTTTAAATCAGATACATGTGTTAAAGAAACCAAATATTACAGTAACAAGAAGGTCACTGACCCTTAAGCGCTAatctgtgtacaaggcttcacgtgtgtttgtgtgtttgtacaagtacagagttaggtttcttctatgtaagcctttattatatacatgtcacaaacACACTTTTGGACCTAGGTCAATAATTGGAACAATTATaatagacattacaaatctgatatcacacgccaaatatcatggctctagctattattgattcagaatagaaaagtgaccacgctcactggcagccatgctttttggcgaatcaaaataatttgaacaatcttggtagtgggtCACACAAAagccatttgtgtaaaattattttaaaatcatacttgcagtttcaaacaagaagatttttaaaggatttttaaagtttcaactatgaacatataaggaaaagtgaccaagccctctggcggacatgtttttttttgacgaatcaaaataatttgaacaatgttggtagagggtcacacaagaattatttgtgtaaacttattttataatcattcttgcagtttcaaacaagaagatttttaaaggatttttaaactttcaactatatacatatagggacaagtgaccaagccctctggcggccatgctttttgacgaatcaaaataatttgaacaatcttggtagagggtcacacacgaaccatttgtgtaaaaatattttaaaatcatgcttgcagtttcaaacaagaggatttttaaagtttccactatatacataaaggaaaAATCAGCGGCCACGTTTTTGAAGAATCGgtaaaactttaacaatcttggtagagagtgacataaggaccatttgtgtgaaattattttaaaatcagaccatcagtttaggagatgttgtttgaagttttttctatttttagctctggcaaccCCTATGTGCAACAAAGCGGAACCGTATGAATAACTTTGGTAAAGGACCACCCAGGGAATATCATGGCCAAGTattatcaaaatccattcattggttttggaggagatgtcgtttaagcacaaatgttgacgacggacggacggacggacggacgcacgtacgtacgtacaacggacgacggacacggcgtgatcacaatatctcaccatgagcactttgtgcttaggtACGCTAAAAATCGAGAATAAAAAGACTTACATAAATTATGTctctttaacatattttaacttATATTGGATGCAAATTTAAAGTAGTTTTCTTAccgtacatttttattttgttataaaatatgtcGAAATTTAGTTTCACATATTACTGTTTATGTCGCAGTTTGCTTTGTATCACGTCTtggatttatttatatatactacTTCATTTGCAACAAGAAAGCAGATCAAGCCAGCCCGATTTGTGAACAGGCTTGTACTTCTCTACATCCCACAGGTAAGTATGAATCTGACAAAATTTTGAACCACGAAGAACTACAAGAAGTACATTGTCTTCGCTGAATCTAATATTCACAGGTTTCACGTCCATTCCGTACTCGTATGTATCTTTAACCGGTAGCCCCAGAAATTCACCGTTCCTGTTAAAAGCTTGCACCCGATAATTATTGGCGTCAGCGACGTAAATGTTATCATATCTGTCTACACAAACTCCCATGGGATAGAATAACTCTCCTGGCTTTGACCCTTGCTTTCCGAATACATGAAGAAACGTTCCATCTAGCTTGTGAATTTTTATTCTATGATTTCCACTATCAGCTATTACTATTTCATCTTTGTTATTAACGGTTACGTAATACGGTGACATAAAATGTTGCATGCCTTTTCCACGAGAACCGAACCTCACAGAAGGTTTCCGCCTGTCTGttagtacatgtatacagttcTGACGAAGTCCTGTAACTATGGCATAGTTATTTCTGGATACTGTCACGCCAAATGGATTCTCCTGGCTGTAAAAAGTTCCATGTAAAGCTATCAATCGTCCATCTGTTGTGTACTCACGAAGGAGTGCGTTTCCAGATCGACTGACTGCAGCTAAGATGGTACCTCCATGTGTTATTGCAATATCTCTGACAGAGCAGTCGCACTGAAAACTACCACGAAACAACCCCGCAGACGAGAATATCGAAATTCTGTTCAACGCCGAATCAGACAGGAATATATCGTCAGTGAATGACGAGACTGATATCCCGGTCACTTGAATAAACTCGTGTGGCTGAGTGCCAAAGTTGCCGAATCTTCGAATCAACTTATTTGCGGTTTCTGTTGAGAAATGATCAGTCTTGGTGCCGGATAATAAAGGTGTTGATTCATGTTGGCGCTGTATAGAGCCGCATGCTCCATATGTACTGACAGTATCGCTGAGCCCGACAATGAAATGGTTGTCTGGTAGTGCTGCCACTCCTCCAGGAGGTATAAATATTGTCTACAAATagtaataatatattattattgacGGGTGTGTTAATTGCTTTGGCCGTATAATTGCTAAATATACCCTCACTAACTTAGATaatgaaaacatacatgtacgaaattaaaagaaattaaaataaacaggTCCCGTGTTCACAACACATGCtcaatctcagctgagtttgataatgaaattttctttctctTTTATATCCTCGAGGGACAAATGATTTCCGTAGTTCctacttctgacttctaacttttgaacttctcacttccaacttcttgtcTTCCTACTTCCTACCTCTAACtcccgcacttctgacttctaacttctacacttctgacttccgacttctgactttcgacttctgatttccaacttccacacttatTACTTCCGatttcttacttccttcttctaactttcgcaattttgacttcttacttccgctcttctgacttccaacttcttgactttcgacttcttatttcaaattttcacaCATCTT
This window of the Mercenaria mercenaria strain notata chromosome 5, MADL_Memer_1, whole genome shotgun sequence genome carries:
- the LOC123557037 gene encoding tripartite motif-containing protein 3-like encodes the protein MATENIVDRIQDSFLSCTICFQPYNKPKALPCLHTFCEGCLRDYVTTRFEDTGQFPCPLCRQTIFIPPGGVAALPDNHFIVGLSDTVSTYGACGSIQRQHESTPLLSGTKTDHFSTETANKLIRRFGNFGTQPHEFIQVTGISVSSFTDDIFLSDSALNRISIFSSAGLFRGSFQCDCSVRDIAITHGGTILAAVSRSGNALLREYTTDGRLIALHGTFYSQENPFGVTVSRNNYAIVTGLRQNCIHVLTDRRKPSVRFGSRGKGMQHFMSPYYVTVNNKDEIVIADSGNHRIKIHKLDGTFLHVFGKQGSKPGELFYPMGVCVDRYDNIYVADANNYRVQAFNRNGEFLGLPVKDTYEYGMDVKPVNIRFSEDNVLLVVLRGSKFCQIHTYLWDVEKYKPVHKSGWLDLLSCCK